A part of Solenopsis invicta isolate M01_SB chromosome 2, UNIL_Sinv_3.0, whole genome shotgun sequence genomic DNA contains:
- the LOC105199009 gene encoding protein NipSnap, whose protein sequence is MAAVLRREFRTVASALAGNGGLPLHIATRSLTRSSIRCDISEGWLSKLLVRKIEPTKESHSRMLSDKEVIYALHTQNIRPDSIDKYLANYEENVNLIHSKKSDLNCELVGSWTVEVGDLDQALHLWQYTGGYESIDNAQAVLSKDEAYLRLQRERGNFLRSRHLQYLLAFSYWPPIEKRKDSNKYEIRSYSLKPGTMIEWGNNWAKAINYRRNNDEPFAGYFSQIGRLYNVHHIWCYKNLQSRKETRESAWRSPGWDECVAYTVPLIREMHCRILNPTSFSPTQ, encoded by the exons ATGGCCGCCGTTCTGAGGAGAGAGTTCCGCACTGTGGCGAGCGCGCTCGCCGGCAACGGGGGTCTGCCGTTGCATATAGCTACACG GTCACTGACGAGATCGTCGATCCGATGCGACATCAGCGAGGGATGGCTGAGCAAGCTTCTGGTAAGGAAGATCGAGCCCACAAAGGAGTCGCACTCGCGGATGCTCTCCGACAAGGAGGTCATTTACGCGCTACACACCCAAAACATACGGCCAGACTCGATTGACAAATACTTGGCCAACTA TGAAGAGAATGTTAATCTCATACATTCGAAGAAATCTGATTTGAATTGTGAATTGGTGGGTTCGTGGACAGTGGAAGTAGGAGACTTGGATCAGGCTTTACATTTATGGCAATATACAGGTGGATACGAAAGTATAGATAATGCGCAAGCTGTGCTTTCCAAAGACGAg GCTTATCTACGATTGCAAAGGGAACGAGGGAATTTCTTGAGATCGCGCCATTTACAATATCTGCTGGCGTTCAGTTATTGGCCACCGatagaaaaaaggaaagactcaAACAAATATGAGATACGCAGTTACAGTTTGAAACCAGGCACCATGATAGAATGGGGAAACAATTGGGCAAAGGCTATTAATTATAGACGCAACAACGACGAACCTTTCGCTGGTTACTTCTCGCAAATTGGTAGACTGTACAATGTTCACCATATTTGGT GTTACAAGAATCTTCAATCACGTAAGGAAACGCGCGAGAGCGCTTGGAGATCACCCGGTTGGGACGAGTGTGTCGCTTATACCGTACCCTTAATAAGAGAAATGCATTGCCGCATATTAAATCCAACTTCGTTTTCGCCCACGCAATAA